GTGTGGAGAGGATGCCCAAACTTCAGGGTTTTGAATTTTGGAGCCGCACCCTGGGAGGTGCTCGACATGTGGTGGCACCCATGGTGGACCAGAGTGAGCTGGCTTGGAGACTGCTGAGCCGCCGCCATGGAGCCCAGCTATGCTACACCCCTATGCTGCATGCCCAGGTCTTCGTCAGAGATGCTAACTACCGGAAGGAGAACCTGTACTGTGAAGTGTGCCCTGAGGACAGGCCTCTCATTGTGCAGGTGGGCAGAGGGACCATGGCTACCAGGTAGCAGCCGAGTTCTAGACCCTGTATATGAGGACAGCGTCTCCAAGCTTTCGTACCCAGGTTGAGGGTTGCGGGGCAGGGGGAGGCTGCATTCCTGTATTGACACACAGCTGCTGAGTGAACTTTCCCAAGACTGGGCTCTTTCCTGGGAGCCAGCCTGCGCCCTGGTGAAGGGACGGCTTGGATGATGTGAGGGACTTGAAGCCCCGTTGTCACCGTGATACTTCCTTTCGGTCTTGGTGCCCTTCTGTCTCAGAGCTATCAGTTCTGTGGAACTCTGTGCCCTTGGCTGCTGTTACACATCCGTGTAACATACATGTAATAACTCACGTTCCTAGTGGAACGAGATGCTCCCCGCTTTATCGTATTGTAAATGGGGTCGCCATGGGGCTCCTCACAGGGCAGGGAGGCCTAGGCAGAGAGTCTTAGCCTGATGTGACCATGGATGACTTTCATGTCTTCTTCAGTTCTGTGCCAATGACCCAGAGGTGTTTGTCCAGGCGGGTCTCCTGGCACAAGATTACTGTGATGCCATCGACCTGAATTTGGGCTGCCCACAGATGATAGCCAAGCGAGGTGAGGTCACTCCACAGTCCTGTGTTGACACCTGTCCGGGCCAGGCTTGTTCAGGTGGAGGCTCTGTGTGGGTTCGTGACAGTGGGTCCGAGAGTGACACCGGGCCACCCTTCTCCTCCGCAGGTCACTATGGCGCCTTTCTGCAGGAGGAGTGGGATCTGCTTCAGAGAATGGGTAAGTTGGCTGCGCACCACCATGTCAGCTGGAGCAGCCCCGGAACGTTCTGACAGGGCTCATAATCACACACGTCTTGGCTGGGGCTCAGGCCAGGACGACGGTCATCCCTCTAGGGCTTCCTTTATCTCCCACAGCCCCATGGGGACAGCTAGGTCTGTTGGGTGCTACTTCTCACTGGAAACCAGCACAGGCCGACATCACATGTGAAGACAGGAAAAGGCCAAGAATATGCCCCTAGATCTGCTTTTGGGAAAAGCTAGTATGGTTCTGTGGGCCTGGCATATAGGGACTTTTCCACCTTGGAATAGAACCATGGTTCCCTTAGAAACCACCTTTCTTTCTCAGTTCTGTTGGCTCATGAGAGACTCTCTGTTCCTGTCACGTGCAAAATCCGTGTCTTCCCTGAGATTGACAGGACGGTGAGGTATGCCCAGATGCTGGAGAAGGCCGGCTGTCAGGTGAGGGCCGTGGCTCCCAGGGGTGGTTGCTGGGATTCAGCAGGCAGTCTGGGCTCACATCCACACTGTCTCTCCCTGACAACCTTCCAAGACCAGAGGTGGCTCTTGATCCTCCTGCAGCTTTGGGTGGAGGGTGTGTCCAAGTCATTTTCTGTGGGCTTAACAGTGGGTCCCCCCTgaccccattttttttaagacCCGCTACCTTGGTCTCAGAGCCTCTAAAACTGCCATCCCAGCTCCAGGGTGTTGACTATGGGGAGTAACATTGGGTTTACTACCGTGTCTCAGGCCCTCCAGACATCAGCCATGGCCTTCTTAGGTGAGCTCAGTGTCCATCCTCTCTGGAAGACTAGGCGTAAGCCACAGGGCATTAGACTTGGTACTCTTCCCAGCCCTCCATGTTGAGCCTGGTCAAGTGTGCTCTGAGACATGTAGCTTCTGGAAGAGCGGGAGCCACCCCTCAGCAGCCTGGGGCTCCTTCATGGGGCGGGGCTCTCAAGACCCTGGGGTCCAGGGATAGATCTGGCCCGGATGgccatttttctttcctggatGGAAAGCTGAGGAACTTAAGCAGGTCCTTTGTGATTGGTTTGGGACCTTGGCCTAGAGAATGCTGAACCATGTGTTGATCTGTCCTAGCTCCTGACTGTACATGGGCGCACCAAGGAGCAGAAGGGGCCCATGGCAGGGACAGCCTCCTGGGAGCACATCAAGGCAGTCAGGCAAGTGGATACAGTAGTTTGGGTACAGTCATTGTCCTAGCTCCACACCTTGGTGTGTTCAGCTTTACCTGGTGTCCTATGTCTAGGAGGGAAGGCAGCAATACCATAGCAGGCAAGGTGTCTCAACAGGGTGGAACTTGGTGGCTGGTCTCTGTCCCTCCTGCTAAGCACTGCCCTGGTGTGGTATAGGGTCAggcttctctccctgccccccacagGAAGGCCGTGGGAATCCCTGTGTTTGCAAATGGGAATATCCGGTGCCTGCAGGATGTGGAGCAGTGTATCCAGGACACGGGTGTGCAAGGGGTCATGACTGCAGGTGAGCAATGGATGGCCGTTTAGTGAACAGTGTTCACTGTCCTGCCTGCTCCCTTATAGCTAGCCTGTGACCTGACCaggccttcctccctccccacttcccagagGGCAACCTGCACAACCCTGCCCTCTTTGAGGGCCGGAGCCCTGCCGTGTGGGAGCTGGCTGAGGAGTACCTGGACATTGTGCAGCAACACCCTTGCCCACTGTCCTACGTCCGGGCCCATCTGTTCAAGCTGTGGCACCACACGTGAGTTGCTCCTTGGATAGGAGTTGATAGTCAGTCTTTCTAAGCAATGTCAGTCCTCTGGAGTGCTCTGTGCTCTCCCCAAGACAACCAAGTCTGCTGAGGCTGCTGGCTTGGCAGTGAGGGAGGCCAGAACCTGGGTGGGAAGAAGTTGGTCATGGCTCAGGTGGTGACTGAATGACAGGCATCTTCCTCAGGCTGCAGGTTCATCAGCAACTTCGAGAGGAGCTGGCCAAAGTGAAGACCTTGGAGGGCGTGGCTGCTGTGAGCCAGGCACTAAAGCTTCGGTGTCAGGCAGGTGCAGGGCTGTGGGAGCCCAGCAAGCTCTGTCGTGGGCCAGCAGCTTAGGTCTTTGACGCGTCTTGGGCCTTTGCAGGAGGAcatgtccaggcagcaagaaggAGTGAGGCCACCTGGCAACTTACCTGCCTTCCACTGGATCTGCCAGCCCTACATCAGGCCTGGGTAAGCTACGCCAGCCTGCAGTGTGAATACAAACACGGGGGTGAGCTACGCCAGCCTGcagtgtgaatacacacacaggtGCCCATTGTCACTAAGGCAAGTCCCTGTTctgagtggagggagaggagaggcttTGTGTGGAGAAAGTGCTTTGGGTACTTACCCAAGATCCTTTGGTTCTCTGTGACTTTGTCCTTGGGGTTACTGGGTGGACCCTGGGGCTGGAATTTCCAAAGTTGGGCAGGCTGATCTGTGATCACAGCCTGCCTGGGCTCAGTGGTACGAACCTTGGGCCCCTGAACTTTAGATTTACCCCCTGTATTGTGTGGGCTGCACGTGTGTCCTGTGTCCTATACAGCCCCCTTTGCCCGGGACCACACCTGAGATCGGCCCAACTTGGCAGCAGTGAACTGACCGTATCTTGTTGGTGTGCCCTCTCCTTTCAGGCCCAGGGAAGGGAGCAAGGAGAATAGTGGTGGCCGCAGTAAGCGGgctctggaggaggaagagggcagcCTAGATGGCTTGTCCAAGAACAAGCTGAAGAAGCAGCTGAGGAACCCTCACAAGACCTTTGACCCTTCCCTGAAACGTGAGTGCGGCTCTGTTCAGGCCAGGTTAACTGGTTGACTGTCAGTCCCCTTGTCTTTGTCTTAACTGGAGGTAGGAGCCCGGGTTCAGAAACAGATGCCTAGGGACGTTTGTCCTGTGCCCAGACCAGACTTGGGGTTTGACACTAAGAACATGTGAAAGCTTTTAAATCtcatctgtgtgtgatgtatcAGACAAGGCCACTGTACAAACTCCTTACCTAGGTGCTGTTCAGGTGACCACAGAGGAGTTTGCCTGTGTCAGGGCTTTGGGTTACTAAGGCTATTCTTGGCTTGCTCAATCTTGATCCAAATAGATGGAGCTGAAGGTGGCTAACCTCTCTTATGGTTCCTAGGTGTGCAGCTTTGAGGTCTCAGTCCAGTGCATTGTCCTCTGTGCCCTGGCCATTTCAGCAACTTGGGCTCTCACACTCAGCTGCTCCTTAGGGGTTCAGCAGTCTGGTGGCAGCTGGTAGCTTTGCAAGCCTGGGGAATTTGCAGGAGGGACCTTGGGATATGTCTCAGgctgtaacccaggctgccctggatctCACGGTGTAGTCCACACTGACTCCTCCTCAGCAGCAGTCcacgtgctaggattacaggcgtgagccaccgtACCTGGCTGTACTTTCTCTCACTGGGTGACATGCTAACAGACCTTAGGGCTTTGGAACACTTGGGACTGAATGGGCAGCccatctgcttcctgtttgttccCAGTTGAGACCATGCTCACTCTCCTGTGTCCACCATCTCCTGTCATAACTAGCCACATCCTCCATCCTTACCAATCGGTCACAGCAAGACTTGTAGAGGTGGCAGCCAGTCACCCTGGCTTGCCTCATACTCATCTCATTCAAACAGCTCCTCCTTATTTTCAGCTAAATATGCAAAGTGTGACCAGTGTGGAAATCCAAAGGTGAGCTGGCTCTTCTGTTGCTGTGCAGGTGGGCAGGGCAGTCCCCATGGATGTTGCTGGGGTCTAGGCATGGGTGTTGGCCTCAGTTCACCAGCTTTCTCGTACACAGGGCAACAGATGTGTGTTTAACCTGTGCCGTGGCTGCTGTAAGAAGCGAGCATTCAGAGAGACAGCAGATTGCCCAGGTGAGCAGACGCCTGCTGCACcagcccacccacccccacagcaGTGGGAACCTTGGCTTCCTGACAATcattctcctcttgttctccctgtcagGCCATGGACTGCTTTTTAAGACCAAATTAGAGAAGTCTCTGGCCTGGAAAGAgacccagcctgggctgcaggaaCCTCAGCAGGGGAGGCCCGGAACACCAGGTGGTTTCTCCGAAGTCATGGGTAGTGCCCTGGCCTGAGAGCCAGCAAGGGCCCTCTCTACTCCAGGACAGCCACTGAAGCCTAGACACTCTTAAGGAAATGCCTTTACTCAGGGAATCTCCTACTTGACACAGAAGGACAGTTGGTGTCTTCAGGCACCTTGGCTGAACTTGCCCCTTTCCCACAACCTGTTTCCAGGACTGAACAATAAACCATTTCAGAGATTCGTTTGCAGAGATCTAATACTGGCCAATGGCTGCTGCTTCCAGCCCACACCCAAGGAGGCTGCTCTTCTGGCTCAGCGGACCTTGGGAGCCAGGAAAGCAGTGTGAAATGAGTGGGCATGCCCTGCCTTTCCTGAGTGGTCAGAACATCCAGGGGATTGCCCTGGGTGAGATCTTCCAAAGCAGAGAGGAGCAGAGCCTGGGGCAGTGATCAATCTGTACTTTAATGGCTACACGGCTGCAGTCAGAACTACATGGACAGGAGGGTTTCGGGGTCCCCTACCTGGGCATTGCACAGTCTGTTTCACTGGACAGAAACCTAGAGTCAGGCCTGAGTGACCATAGTGGGCAGCTTGCCTACCACAGCAGAGAGAACCTCAGAGTGGAAGGCCAGTGAACTGGCATCCAAGCGGCCAGGCTGCTCTAATGAACCACACATAATCTGGAGCCTCCTCTGAGGAAAGCAGGCAAGAGGCCCAGGTGCTGCTTCCATGGGCTGGGCAGGAGTGCGGACCGGTCTCTGCAGGTCGGGATGCCTTTCACATGTTGGTGCTCATCCGTGACTGGCTGTTGGCTGGCGTCAGCTCCCCTTGGCTCCCTTCTCTAGGCGGAGACTGCAGTGGACAGAGGGGTCAGTGGAAGCTGTGTGAGTGCTGCCCGTTCCTCACCCCAGCTGCTCACCTTGACATGGATCTGGTTGCGCAGCACAGCTGCCCTCAGAATCATGGCCTTGGCACGTCGCTGGAACTCCTTGCCCATCAGCAGGGACTTCTCAAAGGTGGTGCTGCGCTGATCCACATCTCGAGCATACAATATCTGTACAAGTAGGAGAGGAAGTTCAGAATGGCCCAGCAGGTCACGCCCCCAGCAATCCCAGCCCTAACTACGTACCTTGCTGTGTGAATCGATGCGGGCATTAATGAGCCCTTCCAGGATGAGCTGTGTTAGCTCATCCTCCAGAGCCGCAACTGTTGTGTTGAAGGCTGCAGCCATCTTGTGCATATCAGCTGACACATAGGGGCTGAAATACTACAGGATGGAGGCCACAAGCTGTCCACTGTCCCCAGtgtctgcaccccaccccacacagccTCTGACTGCCACAAGCTGTCCACTGTCCCCAGTGTCTGCACCCCACACAGCCTCTAActgccactcccctcccccacttactTGGATGAGAGCCCGGTTGCGAATCTGGGTATACAGCGTCCGGACATGGGGGGCCAGGTACATGTCCAAGAGCAGGTTGTCCTGCAGAGGAGAACTGGTCAGTGACCTGAGGCACAGGCTAGCCCAGTCACAGTGCAACTGTTCCTGTCTCCTACCTTCATCTCGTCCAACATCTTCAGGCATGAGGCGTACTTGGACTCATAGAATTTGAAGATGATGTCTCTGACCtgtggctccagctccaggaacagCTTGAAGGAGCTGAGGATACCAGAGTGCTCAGCTAAGAAGGGACTAAGGGCCTGACCCTGGGCAGGAACAGGAGGTAGGAGCCACCACCCAAATTACCTGCTGGAGATGACATTGCGTTGCAGCTCCTGACGGTCAAAAGTGGCTAAGGCACACAGGCCACCATAGACAGCCACATTGCTGGGGGACAGCAGctgaaggcagaaggggaggtgAGGCCAGAGACCTAGGGTCCTGGGTCACGGGTGCACACACCAAGGAGGAAGCCCAGAGCTGGGGCCTGGCCTTCCTACTACCCACTCAGACATGCTTAGACCTCATTCAGGAGAGGTTACCTCAATCCATGAGCCCTCACTTCCTCTTATGGACCTGGACAAGCTCAAGAGTCCTACATGTGCCTCCTCACCTCTGGGAAGTCGCAGTGATCAAAAGAAGCCAGAAGGAAGCACTTCGCAGCTTGCTTATACTTTCGTGCAGCCAGCTCAGCCAGGCCTAGAGGGACCAGGCAGGAGACAGTGAAGACAGGCTATTAGAGGAGGCTACTGGAGCCCTAAGAGACTGGTCATCAGTGGACAGCCCACTGGCCTCCTGCCCTCAGTATCCCTCAGTTTGTTAGTAACAGCATCTAACTGGAGACATTCCTGTAAGTATGTCTGCAGGAAAGCCTCAAATGCCGTAACATACAGCCAGGCTTGGAAACCAGCTCATCTACTTTCCCACACCCCACCGGCTTCTCTGcctgaacacagacacacacggaagCCCTGGAGCCTGCCAGTACTGTACCTCTAGCTATTTCCCCAAGGTTACAAGGGCTTGAGGTGGCCGGAAGCCTCACCTGCAGCACACTTGAGCTTGGTGAGGATGGCCTGGGTCTGGCTGTCCCGCTCTCCACGCTGCTACAGGGGAAGGCAGCAAATATGAGAGGCCCTACCCTGCCCTCCTTGTTCAAGGGGCTCTGCTCCCTGTCCCCCAGCCTACCCAGGGAAGGGTCAAGAGCAAACTCAAACGGAGGTTGAGGCTAGGAATGGGTATGGGGGCTACCAGGGGGCCCCATGGTGGTGGATCTTACCTCAGCAATCTCTGGAGTAGACTCAGCCTTGCTGACATAGCTTAACACATGAGACCAATTTTGCAAGTAGACACTGACCTGGCAGATGAGTAGGCAAGGCCAAGCTAAGTCTGGTGGCCTCTCCGGGCCCTCCATGCCTACCCACTGTCCCCTAGGTCACCTTGATGACGTTGAGGCACATGTTGATGACATGCTTAGCACTGGTACAGTAATCCCGGGCTCGTGAGTAACATTTGAGGGCATTGCTGAGGTCCCCGCAGTCCAGGTAGTGATCACCCAGGTCGTCATGGCCGCGCCTATAGGCCCGGGAGTGAGTGGATACTGGTAGAGGAGCCAGCCAGGCCCAGCTGCACAGCCTCCCCTGCCCAGAGCAGGCCGCACCTGATGCTCTCTTTGATGGAGTTGCCCTTGTAATTCTTCAAGTCTGTGTCCAGCTTCTCCAGTTTCAACAGGGCCTTCTTCCGAGTGGCCTCCACCCAGGCTGTATCCAGGGGTGGGGGCTCTACTCCACTCTCAGGAACGGCATCAGGTGCGTTCTGCAGCTCCCTGAAGGATAACCTAGCCATGAGGACAGCGACAACCACAAGAaccagggaggaaggggagaagacatAACAAGCCACAGGCTGGTCTTCAAGAGGCCTTTGTTTTGCCCCACCCAAAGAAGCCCACCCGCACCAGGGGCCCTTTACAGAGACATTTCCTGACCTAGGAGCCCATAGTCAGATAGGGAAGTTTTAATGGAGGATAAAGGgttttgacccccccccccttttttttttcggGGGTAAGAGAAGGACAGCTACACCAGGTTCTGAAGAATTAGGATCCTAGCTGTGTACACACAGGCaaaggaagccaggagagagagaacagggccTGCTACCACCTCCCTGCCACAGGACTTAACTACAGGGTACTGCTACACCACAGGACTTAACGTGTGCAGGGTACTGCTACACCACAGGTAGGATGCTGGGCATGACGGGCACAGAATGTGGTGGTCACTTGCCCCCTCCAGGGCCTTACCTGGTAGCCTCAGAGAGCTTCCGGTGGATCTCTTCATACATATCCACATTGAAGGTCCTCTGTACGAAGGACAGGGCCATTTTCAAGGCCTCGACCCGCAGTGGAGGACACCGGTCAGCAATGAACTGCAGCCGCTCAATGCGCATCAGGCCGCTGTAGCTGGCTGCATACTGCTCCaggtcctgggggggggggatgggggagtAGGTAAGCAAGGACCTGACAGCCTGAGCACGGATACCAAACCTTCCCTTAGGCCTACAGAACTGACTGCTGTCCCAGATTCTGGGAAGAGGCCACTGGTGTGGATTAAGGACCTTCGGGTCCAGCTCTGCACTGGAAAGCAGGAACACAGGCACACCCGCCAAGTGATGGAAGTTGGGGTGAGAACAGATAAAAAAAGTGTGTTGGCTAGAAACAGACTTTAACGGAGGTGTTCCCACTAAGACGGTGCCGAGTCTTAAAACTGCCTGAGAAGCTAACACAGGCGGGCACATGAAAACCCAGTTTCGTGGCTCCGAAAGATCTCATTAAAGTGGCTGCTAGGCGTTGCCATCTCCCAAAACTATCCACTACAGTGGAGAGTCTGATTGGACCCCTCAACAGACCCAAGTGACGGTAGTCCTCCCCGCACAAAGATCCGTACCAAGGTGGGGTTCTCCACCACGTAGTTGACATCAGGTGCGTTCTGGGGGTCTTCCTGGGGATCGACATCAATCTGCATAGGTTCCACAGCCCCCTGCAATACAGAAAAAGCTCCCTGACACACAGCACCGGGGAGAGCAGGGACGTCCTAAGGCACAACTGCCCTGGGCTCCCTCGGGCATTGGTGGCCAAGCGCCCCCCTCTGCTCTCCCACACTGGTGTGGGTCACAGTTCTCTGACAGATTATGAAGCCTCCAGGCCACAGATAATAAAACTGACTGACACCCTctctgcagaggtcaggagagccACAGCAGGCCGGCCACGGTGCGGAAGAGGCGCCAGGGCCTCGGGCGACGCCGAGGGCCGCCTCCCGCAGGCAGGGCGCCCGGTACCTCGGAGAGCAGCGTGCAGGCCGAGAGACTGGCGCTCAGGCTGTAGTCGCCCGACGTCCCGGGCCGCAAGTCCGACCTGCTGTGCGCAGGGCTGCGGCTCAGGTCGGACGCCGACGACGACGCGGAGCTGGGCGCCGGGCTGCCCCGCATCCTGACCGCTCCCGGGCCGCCAGCGCCCGCACGGAGAAGCGTTGGCGCGcgaggcgggggcggggcgggggccggAGCCCAGGGCGGCCCGCGAGGCTGGCGGGGCTCGCGCGCCCAGGCCTGCGCCGCGAGCCCCGCCCCGCCCGCCGCGAGCCCCGCCCACCGAGCCCGACTCGGGCCGCACAGCCGCGCGGCGAGCGCAGCCGCCAACCCCTACCTGCAGGTTAAACACCTGAACCGGCAGCGGCATCTTCCACCCCCGGCGCCGCAGAGCGACGTTCACTTCCGGGGCGGCGCGGCCGTCAGTTCCGGGTCGCGGCTCTGGGCGGGGCGCTGGTCGCTCTTAAAGGGGCCGCCTCACTCTCAGGCGGGCGCCCAGCGCCCGGGCCGGGGCGAGCGTATGAACCGTGTGCGGGGTCTGCTGTGCCGGGCCTGCCTCGCGCTGGCCGCGGTCCTGGCTgtcttgctgctgctgccgctgccccTGCCCCGCGCGCCCGCACCGGACCCCGGCCGGATCCCGACTCCCGGTCTGTCTCTCGAGGTCTCCCGCCTGCAGCCCGACGATATCTTCATCGCAGTCAAGACCACTCGGAAGAACCACAGCCCGCGCCTGCGGCTGCTGCTGCGCACCTGGATCTCACGAGCCCCGCGGCAGGTGCGCACCCCGCCCCTGCCTCGCGGGTCCGGGGTCCCGGGCTGGACTCCCCTGCCCGCACCCCTGCTCCCGGGCTGAACTCTCTGCCCGCACCTCTGTCCCGGGGTGGCCCCCCTCCCCGCACCTCTGGTCCCTGGCTGGACCCCCCTGCCCGCACCTCTGGTCCCGGGATGgacctccctctcctcccctccccctctggtCCCGGGCTGGATCCCCCTGCCCGCACCTCTGGTCCCTGGCTGGAACCCCCTGCCCGCACCTCTGGTCCCTGGCTGGAACCCCCTGCCCGCACCTCTGGTCCCAGGCCGGCCCCCTCCCCGCACCTCTGGTCCCGGGGTCCCCGCGCCTGCTCCCAGACCTACTCACTGGGTCCTCTGGTGCCTCATGGTGTTTTCTCCTTCAGACGTTCATCTTCACTGATGGAGAGGACCCTGAGCTCCAGCTGCTGGCAGGTGAGATGCCCCCCCCTGGACTGAGTTGTAGCTACAGGGGCAATTGTGTTCCTGTGTCAGGCACCTGGCTGGGTTCTCAGAGCTAGTGGAGGGCAGAGCCGGGATGGGATGCCCATCCATAGCCAGTCCACCTTCCAGTGCCCATCCTTCGGGCCATCAGCTCCTCACCCCGTCCCTGGCACCCATTTTCCTTGAGGAAGCCCCGTCGGCAGTCACCTGTTCCCACCTGGGCTGTTCTAAGTGTGGTTGGGCTGCAGTCTAAACCAGGAGGCAAGCTGAAAGTCAACCCTGAAATTTCCCATTTCCAACCGTGCAGGTGGCCGCCTGATCAACACCAATTGCTCGGCCGTGCGCACGCGCCAAGCTCTGTGCTGTAAAATGTCGGTGGAATACGATAAGTTCATTGAATCCGGACGGAAGTAAGTACCTCACCCCTCAGAGAACCCAGGGCTGAGCGTGCTGGAGGCTCTCACCCAAACGGGGGGCCTCAGTGCATAGACCTCTCCCTCCACCTGCAGATGGTTCTGCCACGTGGATGACGACAACTACGTGAACCCCGAAAGCCTGCTGCACCtgctttccaccttctcttccaaCCAGGACGTCTACCTGGGGCGACCTAGTTTGGACCACCCCATCGAGGCCACCGAGAGAGTCCAGGGTGGTGGCGCCGTGAGTGCTGGGGCCAGCATCCTCCCCCAGGTTGACCTAGCGAAAGCTGCAGGAGCTGAGACTGGGCTAAGACAGGCATGGGCCGGGTGGCCTAGTTCCAGGCCCTTGGAGCTAGCAGACCAAGCATAGTGATAAACAAGGGTCCAGAGACCACGGTGACTTGTTCGGACCTGTGCCCTCTGCAGACTCTCCTGTACGGTGGCCCA
The Microtus pennsylvanicus isolate mMicPen1 chromosome 11, mMicPen1.hap1, whole genome shotgun sequence genome window above contains:
- the Gps1 gene encoding COP9 signalosome complex subunit 1 isoform X3 is translated as MRGSPAPSSASSSASDLSRSPAHSRSDLRPGTSGDYSLSASLSACTLLSEGAVEPMQIDVDPQEDPQNAPDVNYVVENPTLDLEQYAASYSGLMRIERLQFIADRCPPLRVEALKMALSFVQRTFNVDMYEEIHRKLSEATRELQNAPDAVPESGVEPPPLDTAWVEATRKKALLKLEKLDTDLKNYKGNSIKESIRRGHDDLGDHYLDCGDLSNALKCYSRARDYCTSAKHVINMCLNVIKVSVYLQNWSHVLSYVSKAESTPEIAERGERDSQTQAILTKLKCAAGLAELAARKYKQAAKCFLLASFDHCDFPELLSPSNVAVYGGLCALATFDRQELQRNVISSSSFKLFLELEPQVRDIIFKFYESKYASCLKMLDEMKDNLLLDMYLAPHVRTLYTQIRNRALIQYFSPYVSADMHKMAAAFNTTVAALEDELTQLILEGLINARIDSHSKILYARDVDQRSTTFEKSLLMGKEFQRRAKAMILRAAVLRNQIHVKSPPREGSQGELTPANSQSRMSTNM
- the Gps1 gene encoding COP9 signalosome complex subunit 1 isoform X8 — encoded protein: MRGSPAPSSASSSASDLSRSPAHSRSDLRPGTSGDYSLSASLSACTLLSEGAVEPMQIDVDPQEDPQNAPDVNYVVENPTLDLEQYAASYSGLMRIERLQFIADRCPPLRVEALKMALSFVQRTFNVDMYEEIHRKLSEATRLSFRELQNAPDAVPESGVEPPPLDTAWVEATRKKALLKLEKLDTDLKNYKGNSIKESIRRGHDDLGDHYLDCGDLSNALKCYSRARDYCTSAKHVINMCLNVIKVSVYLQNWSHVLSYVSKAESTPEIAEQRGERDSQTQAILTKLKCAAGLAELAARKYKQAAKCFLLASFDHCDFPELLSPSNVAVYGGLCALATFDRQELQRNVISSSSFKLFLELEPQVRDIIFKFYESKYASCLKMLDEMKDNLLLDMYLAPHVRTLYTQIRNRALIQYFSPYVSADMHKMAAAFNTTVAALEDELTQLILEGLINARIDSHSKILYARDVDQRSTTFEKSLLMGKEFQRRAKAMILRAAVLRNQIHVKSPPREGSQGELTPANSQSRMSTNM